The following are from one region of the Penaeus chinensis breed Huanghai No. 1 chromosome 32, ASM1920278v2, whole genome shotgun sequence genome:
- the LOC125042661 gene encoding homeobox protein ceh-1-like translates to GNDREREGGSGKPRRARTAFTYEQLVALENKFKHTRYLSVCERLNLALALNLTETQVKIWFQNRRTKWKKQNPGCDVNTPTQPPSPPDMLSYPGGFLPHPGPPLLCPAPLAYLGGHAPPTATAFPAQGALTALYLHHLKN, encoded by the exons gggaatgatagggagagggaagg CGGGAGCGGCAAGCCCCGGCGGGCGCGCACGGCCTTCACGTACGAGCAGCTGGTGGCGCTGGAGAACAAGTTCAAGCACACGCGGTACCTGAGCGTGTGCGAGCGCCTGAACCTCGCCCTGGCGCTGAACCTGACGGAGACGCAGGTCAAGATCTGGTTCCAGAACCGCCGCACCAAGTGGAAGAAGCAGAACCCGGGCTGCGACGTCAACACGCCCACGCAGCCGCCCAGCCCGCCCGACATGCTGTCCTACCCCGGGGGATTCCTGCCGCATCCGGGCCCGCCCCTCTTGTGCCCCGCGCCCCTGGCCTACCTCGGGGGGCACGCGCCGCCCACCGCCACCGCGTTCCCCGCCCAGGGCGCCCTCACAgctctctacctccaccacctcaagAACTGA